In Nymphaea colorata isolate Beijing-Zhang1983 chromosome 3, ASM883128v2, whole genome shotgun sequence, a genomic segment contains:
- the LOC116250970 gene encoding uncharacterized protein LOC116250970 — translation MGGRPADWVVCKPSRSDEVIPPEEQLRTAKEVQAHFDSMAPKRPQKPNRSEASTTADDSPPDAIHPIHDPPELEKLQTLRTESHTILADGRVYSMEEFVETDYYKRLNSIDKNHFTTGTGYIKVMEGVDGVRWRLEEGGAALANSVVVKTRTNPATNDWIPSEDQQMAFVSSKPHRSESEA, via the exons atggGAGGCAGGCCGGCCGATTGGGTGGTGTGCAAGCCCAGCCGGAGCGACGAGGTGATTCCACCGGAGGAGCAACTCAGGACGGCGAAGGAGGTTCAGGCGCACTTCGACTCCATGGCCCCCAAGCGACCCCAGAAGCCCAACCGCAGCGAAGCCTCCACGACCGCTGACGACTCTCCTCCCGACGCAATTCATCCCATCCATGATCCACCGGAACTCGAGAAGCTCCAGACACTGCGAACGGAATCTCAT ACCATATTGGCGGATGGGCGAGTATATTCGATGGAGGAGTTCGTGGAGACCGATTACTACAAGAGGCTCAACTCGATAGACAAGAACCACTTCACG ACGGGGACGGGATACATAAAGGTTATGGAGGGAGTCGACGGGGTCCGATGGAGACTTGAGGAAGGAGGGGCGGCGTTGGCCAACAGCGTGGTGGTGAAGACCAGGACCAATCCCGCTACCAACGACTGGATCCCATCAGAAGATCAACAG ATGGCGTTTGTTTCCTCGAAGCCGCATCGGAGCGAAAGCGAGGCGTGA